A window of Synergistaceae bacterium genomic DNA:
GATATAACGGTGGTGGACACGTCAGGAAAGGTCCTCTCCGACCTCCTCGACGAGGAGTTCTTCATCTACACCGGCGCGGGCGAGGGACGCACCGTCTCATCCGTTCAGCGAGAGCTGGAGCGGCAGCAGGAGCGGGAGCTCGAGAACAAGGTCCGCATAATGCTCGAGAAGGTCTTCGGTCCGGGAAAGGTCGTTGTCAGGGTCAAGGTCGACCTCGACTTCGACCGAAGGACCAGTGCCACCAAGGAGTACATCCCTGGAGAGACCGGGAAGGGGGTCATCCGCAGTCAGCAGCAGATGGAGGAGACCTACACCGGAACGGGAGGACCGGTAGGGGGCGCGCCCGGTACCACCACCAACATCCCCGGCTACGCCATAGCCCAGCAGCAGGCCGGGCTGACCGAGTACGAGAAGACCGAGACCACCAACAACTACGAGATCACGACCAGGGAGACGCAGCAGGTGGCGACCCCCGGGGCGATACTGCGCATGACCGCCTCCGTCCTCGTCGACGGAGAGCTTGAGCCTCAGCGGATAACCGAGCTTCGCGCACTGGTGGCGCCCGCGATCGGCCTTAAAGAGGCCAGGGGCGACCAGCTTGAGATCAACGGCATGCCCTTCTCCACGACCTTCGCCGATGCCCTGGCCGAACAGCTGGCTGCGGAGCAGAGGATGAAGCTGATAATCTCCGCTGTCGTCGCTCTCGTCCTGCTGGCTGCGGCCGCTCTCGCCGCGTTCTACCTGATCCGCAGGAGGAGAATGCGTGTCAGGGCGGTTCAGCCGGAGCCGCAGCACTTCCCGACGATACAGGAGCTTCTCTCCTCGCCGGAGCTGCTGGAGGCGCAGGGCGAGCTGGCGGTGCTGGAGGAGCAGCTTCGCGCCTACGCGAGAAGCAAGCCGGAGGAGATAGCCAACCTGGTTCAGGACTGGCTGTCCGAGGAATAGGGGCGGGAGGATCCAGCAATGGCTAAGAGCTTGACGAAGGGGATGCCCGGAAAAGAGAAGATAGCCATCCTGATGGTGGCCCTGGGGAACGAGGTGGCCGCCGAGGTCTACAAGAGGATGGACGACACGTCCATAGAGATAGTCACGCTGGAGGTCGCGAACCTCCGGAAGGTGACGCCCGAGATGCGTCTGGCCGTGCTGAAGGAGGCCCAGGAGCTCCTTCTCGCCCGCGAGTACATGGCCCGCGGCGGAGTCGAGTATGCCAGGGATATCCTGGAGAGAGCGCTCGGCCCGGAGAGGGCTCACAACCTTCTCACTCGCATCACCGCCAGCCTGCAGGTCCGCCCGTTCGACTTCATGCGCCACACGGACGCGCAGCAGGTGCTGGGCTTCATCCAGGGCGAGCACCCGCAGACGATCGCCCTCATACTGTCGTACCTGGAGCCGACGCAGGCCGCGGGCATCATCGGAGGGCTGCCGGCCACCATGCAGGCCGAGGTGGCCAAGCGCATAGCCAAGATGGACCGCATCACCCCGGAGGTTCTTCGGGAGGTGGAAAGAGTGCTGGAGAGAAAGCTGAGCACGGTAATGGGGCAGGACTTCACCCTCGCCGGCGGCATCGACGCCATAGTGAACATCATCAACCAGGTGGACCGGGGCACGGAGCGCAACATCATGGAGCACCTGGAGGAGAACGACCCGGAGCTGGCCGAGGAGATCAAGCGCAGGCTCTTCGTTTTCGAGGACATCATCAGGCTCGACGACCGCTCGCTGCAGAGGGTGCTCCGCGAGGTCGAGATGAAGGACCTCTCGCTGGCCCTCAAGGGCGCCACGGACGAACTGCGGGCCAAGTTCTTCAAGAACATGTCCAAGCGCGCCTCCGAGATGCTCAGGGAGGACATGGACTACATGGGTCCCGTGCGCGTGAAGGACGTCGAGGAGACGCAGCAGAAAATCGTCAACGTCATCCGGGCGCTCGAGGACGTCGGCGAGATAGTCATCTCCCGCGGCGGAGAGGAAGAGCTTATTGTATAAGTTCTCGAAGGCGAAGATCATCCGCGCGGTCCGAGTGCTGCCCGAGGCCGTGAAGATCGGCCTTGCCCCGGAAGAGGCCGAGGCGCCCGAGGAGAGCCTCGATTCTCAAGGCCCTCGGGAGGCGGAGCGTGGCGGCGACGAGTCGCTGCAAAAGGAGATTGAACGCCTGAAAGTCGAGCTGGAGAACGAGCGGCTCGAGAACAGCGACCTCGTCTCCCGCCTGTCGCTCTCCGAGAAGGAGATGGTCCGGGAGCGGGAGAATCTGGCCGCAGAGCGCGACCGGATGAAGGCCGCCATGCAGGCGGAGGCCGAATCGCTCAAAAAGAAGGCCGCCGTCGAAGGGGCCGAGGAGGGGCGCAAGGCGGGCTACGAAGAGGGCGCCGCCACGGCCAGGGAGGAGATCTCCAGGGAGTACGAGGAGAAAGTGTCATCCCTGGTCTCGGTCCTGGAGGGAGTCCATGCGTCCCTGAAGGGGAGCGGAGAGGATCTTGCCGCTCTCGTCATGCCGCGCCTGATACGCCTATGGGAGCTTATGCTCTCCAGGATGCTCCACCGCGAGGTCGAACTCTCGGAGGACACGGTCGTCCCCGTCCTGCGCACCCTGATGGAGCGCCTCAGCGACAGGGAGAGCATACTGGTCTACCTGAACCCCGGCGATGCGGAGCAGACGGCCGACCGCAGGGACGAGTTCGGCGACCTGTTGCTGGGCGTGAAGCACCTGGAGTTCATACCCGACCCGAACGTCGAGAAGGGCAGTTGCGTAGTCGAGACCAACCTTGGTATATACGACGCCCGGTGGCGAACACAACTTGAACAGATACAAAAAGAGATAGACCATCTCTTCATCGAGGGTCGAAAAGATGCTATCGAAAACGACTGACGAAGGGCTGCTGGATATCCTTCGGCACAGGCTGGAGGACGTCCAGCTCACCAGGATAAACGGGCGCATCGTGCAGGTGGTCGGCTTGGTGGCGGAGTCCAGGGGCCCCGACGTCCGCGTCGGGGATCTTTGTTCAATACGCTACAGAAACAGCGACTCCTCCCTCTCAGCCGAGGTGGTCGGCTTCCGCGGAGAGAGAGTCCTGCTGATGCCGCTAGGCAACCTCAAGGAGATAGGCCCCGGATGCGACGTCCTGTCCATGGAGCGCCCACTCGGAGTCAGGGTCGGGCAGGCCCTGCTCGGCAGAGTGCTCGATGGACTGGGACAGCCTCTCGACGACAAGGGACCGATAGCTGCATCCGATTTTTACCCCCTCCACGCAGAACCCCCTCACCCTCTACGCAGAAAGATGATATCCTCCCCCCTCCCGGTGGGAGTGAAGGTAATAGACGGAGTGCTCACCCTGGGCACGGGGCAGCGCATAGGAATATTCGCCGGCTCCGGAGTGGGGAAGAGCACCCTCCTTGCCATGATGGCCCGGTACACGGAGGCGGACATAAACGTCATAGCACTTGTCGGCGAGCGAGGCAGGGAGGTTCGGGAGTTCCTCGACCGAGACTTGGGCCCGGAGGGGCAAAAGCGCTCGGTCGTCGTGATAGCCACGTCCGACCAGCCGCCGTTGATCCGCCTGAAGGCCGCCATGACCGCCACCGCGATAGCCGAGTACTTCCGCGACTGCGGCAAGAACGTGCTTCTGATGATGGACTCCGTCACCAGGGTGGCCCGCGCCCAGCGCGAGGTCGGCCTGGCCGTCGGTGAACCCCCCACCACCAGGGGTTACACCCCGTCCGTCTTCGAGTTCCTCCCCCGCTTGCTCGAGAGGGCCGGCGCGGGAGAGACAGGCAGCATAACCGGGATATACACAGTCCTGGTGGAGGGTGACGACATGAACGAGCCCGTGGCCGACACGGTGCGAGGCGTGTTGGACGGTCACGTCGTCCTGTCTCGCAAGATTGCCGCTCGCAACTTCTACCCGTCCGTCGACGTGCTTGAAAGCGTCAGCCGCGTCATGCCCTTCATAGTCGACGAGGAGCACCTGGAGGCGGCCGGGCGGGTGCGGGAGCTGCTTGCCGTCTACGGCGAGGCGGAGGACCTGATTAACATCGGTGCATACAAGAGAGGCAGCAACCCCAGGGTGGACTGGTCCATAACCCACCTGCAGAAGGTCCGTGATTTCCTCAGGCAGCCCGTGGAGGAGATGGTCTCATTCACGGACGCCGCCCGCGAGCTGAAGAACCTCGTGCCCGACTCGTCCGCCGTAAAGAAGAGCGAGCGGGATGCCGAAACAATAACCGGAACCGGCGAATAGTTACCGGAGGACGTCATGAAAGAAAAAGTGGACAGGTTTCAGCGAATACTGAAGACCAGGGAGAAAAGCCGCGAGGAGGAGCAGCTCCTGCTCGCCGACCAGAGAGGCGAGGAGGAGAGGCTGGTCACTCGTCTCGATGTGCTGCACACCGAAAAGAAAAAGGCCTTCGACGAGTTCCGCACTCAGCAGGGAGAGCTCGTCTCGCCGCGCGAGATGTGGTTTCACCGCAGATCCATAGATGTTGTGGACAAGCGAATCTGCGACGGCAACTCCTCCCTCTGCGACGTCCGTCAGGCCATAGAGGCCACAGAGGTGAGACTTGTGGAGAAGCATCGCGAGGTCAGGATAATGGAGAACTACATAACGTCCATGCTGGACGACTGGCGCACCTCTATACTGAAAAGCGAACAGTCCGAGATGGATGATATAGCAGGAATACGCCACGGCAACGGCACGAGAGGCGGAAGCGGATCATGAGGCTGAATCTGTCGGGCATTGTGCGCGTGCAGAGTCGAATAGAGGAGATCGAGCGCAGGGTGCGGCCAAAGAAGGACGAGCCGAGGCAGGAGGAGAAGGAGCGCTTCGTCGACGTTCTGACGAAGGAGGAGGCCAAGCGACCCTCGCTCCCGGCACCCGCCCCCGCCCCGAAGCTCGACGAAGTCGAGGAGAGGGAGAAGCCGAGGGCTAAGAAGCCGTCCGCCGACTGGGAGGAGAAGCTCCCCGAGCTGGCCGCCAGGTACGGGCTCGACGAGGCGCTTGTAAGGGCAGTGGTGCGGATGGAGTCCGGCGGCAGGATCGACGCCGTGTCGCACAAGGGAGCGATGGGACTGATGCAGCTGATGCCCGGAACGGCGAAAATGCTCGGGGTGGACGATCCTTTCGACCCGGCGCAGAACCTCGAAGGGGGAATTAAATACCTCTCCAGGCTGTCCGATAAATACGAGGGAGACCTCTCCAAAGCGCTGGCCGCGTACAACGCGGGGCCGGGAAGAGTGGACGCCTGCGGTGGCATACCTCCCATAGCCGAGACGCAGAACTACGTGCACGGTGTCCTTGCGATCTACGCCCGTAACTCGAAGGGAGAAAACTGATGCCCGAAGAGCGCGAAGATATCGAGCGCGAGGGGCGTGAAGAGGCGGAGGCCCCCCTCCCTCAGGCCAAGAAAAAGGTCAAGGCCAAGAAGAAAAAGAAGAAGACCGGCAAGCTGGGGATCCTCCTCCTGGCGCTCGCGGTACTGGCTGGAGTCGGCGCGGGCATGCACTTCGCCGGCACCTGGGACGCCAGGCCCTACGTCTACGAGATAGTCCCCAGGATACCCTGGGTCGGCAAGAGGCTGGCCGGGTTCGCCGGGATACCCGAGGAGTACACACTGACAGTGGAGCAGCGTCGAAAGCTCGAGCTGGAGCGTTGGAACCAGCGTTTGGACGAACTGGAGCGCGAATTGATTGAGAAGGAGGCCCTGCTGGAGGGTCTCTCCGACGAGCTTGACGCGAGGGCCGAGGCCCTCGACAGGAGGGAGGCGGAGTTCGCCCAGCGCGATGACGCCCCGCCCGAGAGCACCGAGGACGAGCAGGAGTACCTCGACATGTTGATGAAGACCTACCAGGAGATATCGCCCAGGCGTGCTG
This region includes:
- a CDS encoding lytic transglycosylase domain-containing protein, with protein sequence MRLNLSGIVRVQSRIEEIERRVRPKKDEPRQEEKERFVDVLTKEEAKRPSLPAPAPAPKLDEVEEREKPRAKKPSADWEEKLPELAARYGLDEALVRAVVRMESGGRIDAVSHKGAMGLMQLMPGTAKMLGVDDPFDPAQNLEGGIKYLSRLSDKYEGDLSKALAAYNAGPGRVDACGGIPPIAETQNYVHGVLAIYARNSKGEN
- the fliJ gene encoding flagellar export protein FliJ — translated: MKEKVDRFQRILKTREKSREEEQLLLADQRGEEERLVTRLDVLHTEKKKAFDEFRTQQGELVSPREMWFHRRSIDVVDKRICDGNSSLCDVRQAIEATEVRLVEKHREVRIMENYITSMLDDWRTSILKSEQSEMDDIAGIRHGNGTRGGSGS
- a CDS encoding MgtE intracellular region, with the translated sequence MPEEREDIEREGREEAEAPLPQAKKKVKAKKKKKKTGKLGILLLALAVLAGVGAGMHFAGTWDARPYVYEIVPRIPWVGKRLAGFAGIPEEYTLTVEQRRKLELERWNQRLDELERELIEKEALLEGLSDELDARAEALDRREAEFAQRDDAPPESTEDEQEYLDMLMKTYQEISPRRAALILEQVSEDLAVRMLAAMPQDARASILGRMEAVLAARLTERLAAGAP
- the fliG gene encoding flagellar motor switch protein FliG, translated to MAKSLTKGMPGKEKIAILMVALGNEVAAEVYKRMDDTSIEIVTLEVANLRKVTPEMRLAVLKEAQELLLAREYMARGGVEYARDILERALGPERAHNLLTRITASLQVRPFDFMRHTDAQQVLGFIQGEHPQTIALILSYLEPTQAAGIIGGLPATMQAEVAKRIAKMDRITPEVLREVERVLERKLSTVMGQDFTLAGGIDAIVNIINQVDRGTERNIMEHLEENDPELAEEIKRRLFVFEDIIRLDDRSLQRVLREVEMKDLSLALKGATDELRAKFFKNMSKRASEMLREDMDYMGPVRVKDVEETQQKIVNVIRALEDVGEIVISRGGEEELIV
- the fliF gene encoding flagellar M-ring protein FliF, whose product is MDWLRQALARGGLFWSSLRPWQRLSIAGAAAAVVLALVFAVFWAGRSPYEPLFTALEVEDQSAIVAWLRENKVDYKLDPAANAILVPRTLVYETRLSLAQGGLPKGGSVGYELFDTAKMGLSEFQQKVTYTRALEGELERTIRQIDAVDYAKVNIVIPEQRLFLEQQQPSTASVLIRLKTGMSIGADHVKAIVHLVSHAVQGLLPEDITVVDTSGKVLSDLLDEEFFIYTGAGEGRTVSSVQRELERQQERELENKVRIMLEKVFGPGKVVVRVKVDLDFDRRTSATKEYIPGETGKGVIRSQQQMEETYTGTGGPVGGAPGTTTNIPGYAIAQQQAGLTEYEKTETTNNYEITTRETQQVATPGAILRMTASVLVDGELEPQRITELRALVAPAIGLKEARGDQLEINGMPFSTTFADALAEQLAAEQRMKLIISAVVALVLLAAAALAAFYLIRRRRMRVRAVQPEPQHFPTIQELLSSPELLEAQGELAVLEEQLRAYARSKPEEIANLVQDWLSEE
- the fliI gene encoding flagellar protein export ATPase FliI, whose translation is MLSKTTDEGLLDILRHRLEDVQLTRINGRIVQVVGLVAESRGPDVRVGDLCSIRYRNSDSSLSAEVVGFRGERVLLMPLGNLKEIGPGCDVLSMERPLGVRVGQALLGRVLDGLGQPLDDKGPIAASDFYPLHAEPPHPLRRKMISSPLPVGVKVIDGVLTLGTGQRIGIFAGSGVGKSTLLAMMARYTEADINVIALVGERGREVREFLDRDLGPEGQKRSVVVIATSDQPPLIRLKAAMTATAIAEYFRDCGKNVLLMMDSVTRVARAQREVGLAVGEPPTTRGYTPSVFEFLPRLLERAGAGETGSITGIYTVLVEGDDMNEPVADTVRGVLDGHVVLSRKIAARNFYPSVDVLESVSRVMPFIVDEEHLEAAGRVRELLAVYGEAEDLINIGAYKRGSNPRVDWSITHLQKVRDFLRQPVEEMVSFTDAARELKNLVPDSSAVKKSERDAETITGTGE